One Lycium barbarum isolate Lr01 chromosome 5, ASM1917538v2, whole genome shotgun sequence genomic window carries:
- the LOC132641795 gene encoding uncharacterized protein LOC132641795, producing MGKKLDALLGRNFKTSKFKATANLAISRVAVLKNQRQARRSIARSDVVQLLTLGHHERALLRVEQVIKEQNMLDVFDMIEGYCSLVMERVNLLQQEKICPEELKEAISSLIYAATRCGEFPELQELRAIFTSRFGKEFTARAVELRNNCGVDPKMIQKLSTRMPSLEQRTKVLKEIAAENNIVLQIEETILENVEEKKVTVKRKDQPERGLSSKSVEYRYEGTIPGLPQDVDHEARGKYKDVADAAQAAFESAAYAAAAARAAVELSRSESRDKDDPKSPSQKPRNVSDSRDDLKSEFHAREENNKGVNVGDGVEKIQPSQNYGFHSDGDEVEELKQRKFKEQFKRSVSASSSDSGDDILVDEIGPGHGIIFDEIDEEVGEESRIPSLKHPKNEVLGSEKSNSKDDTMEGDSRNYIYLTGKQLSPVHKGGNEKEVEGFTKQGAENVDIYKQPISVRTRKNYHW from the exons ATGGGGAAAAAACTTGATGCCTTACTAGGAAGAAACTTCAAGACTAGTAAATTTAAGGCCACAGCAAATCTAGCCATTTCCAGGGTTGCTGTACTCAAGAACCAGCGCCAGGCACGGCGCTCGATCGCTCGGTCCGATGTGGTTCAACTCTTAACCCTTGGTCATCATGAAAGAGCTCTTTTGAGG GTTGAGCAAGTGATCAAGGAACAGAACATGTTGGATGTGTTTGACATGATAGAAGGCTATTGTAGTCTGGTGATGGAAAGGGtcaaccttcttcaacaagagAA AATTTGTCCTGAGGAATTGAAGGAGGCGATATCGAGCTTGATTTATGCAGCTACACGGTGTGGTGAGTTCCCAGAACTTCAAGAGCTTCGTGCTATTTTCACGTCAAGATTTGGGAAAGAATTCACGGCTCGTGCTGTTGAGTTAAGAAACAATTGTGGAGTAGATCCTAAG ATGATTCAAAAGCTGTCAACAAGGATGCCTAGCTTGGAACAAAGAACCAAAGTACTTAAGGAAATTGCTGCAGAGAATAACATCGTTTTGCAAATTGAGGAAACAATTTTGGAAAATGTAGAG GAGAAGAAAGTCACTGTGAAAAGGAAGGACCAGCCTGAGAGAGGGCTATCAAGTAAATCAGTGGAATACAGATATGAAGGTACCATACCAGGTTTACCTCAAGATGTAGACCATGAAGCTAGGGGAAAATATAAAGATGTAGCAGATGCAGCTCAAGCAGCTTTTGAATCTGCTGCTTATGCAGCAGCAGCTGCAAGAGCAGCTGTGGAACTCTCTCGGTCTGAATCGCGTGATAAGGATGACCCGAAAAGTCCAAGTCAGAAGCCAAGGAATGTATCAGACTCTCGTGACGATTTGAAGTCCGAGTTTCATGCAAGAGAGGAGAATAATAAGGGAGTAAATGTTGGGGATGGAGTTGAGAAAATCCAGCCTAGTCAGAACTATGGTTTTCATTCCGATGGAGACGAGGTGGAAGAACTCAAACAGAGGAAGTTTAAAGAACAGTTCAAGAGATCAGTCTCTGCTTCAAGTTCTGATTCAGGAGATGACATACTTGTTGATGAGATAGGTCCTGGGCATGGTATAATTTTTGATGAAATCGATGAAGAAGTTGGAGAGGAAAGCAGAATTCCATCGTTAAAACATCCTAAGAATGAAGTTCTTGGTTCTGAGAAATCAAACAGCAAGGATGATACTATGGAAGGGGACAGCAGAAACTATATTTACTTGACTGGAAAACAACTTTCTCCAGTGCAcaaaggaggaaatgaaaaggaGGTTGAAGGATTCACAAAGCAAGGTGCAGAAAACGTTGACATATATAAGCAGCCAATATCAGTGAGAACAAGAAAGAATTATCACTGGTGA
- the LOC132641796 gene encoding homologous-pairing protein 2 homolog has product MAPKVDNTEGIVLNFVNEQNRPLNVQNAADALQKFNLKKAAVQKALDNLCESGKISFKEYGKQKIYMARQDQFDIPDSEELNRMKEQNANLQEKLGEQKKAISEVEAEMKSLQSNLTLEEIHAKDAKLRKEVDEMEKKLIKLREGITLVSPEERKAIEGLYSEALNQWRRRKRMFRDVWDAITENSPKNPKEFKEELGVEYDEDVGVNFQSFADLMPHG; this is encoded by the exons ATGGCTCCAAAAGTAGATAACACTGAAG GAATCGTGCTCAATTTCGTCAACGAG CAAAATAGACCATTGAATGTCCAAAATGCAGCTGATGCGCTACAAAAGTTTAACCTTAAAAAAGCTGCAGTACAAAAAGCCCTGGATAATCTATGTGAAAGTGGAAAGATATCATTTAAAGAGTATGGGAAGCAGAAAATCTATATGGCTAGGCAAGATCAGTTTGACATCCCAGACAGCGAAGAGCTTAATAGAATGAAGGAACAAAATGCCAATCTACAAGAAAAGTTGGGTGAACAGAAGAAAGCCATCAGTGAGGTTGAAGCAG AAATGAAGTCTTTGCAGTCAAATTTGACTCTGGAAGAAATACATGCTAAAGATGCCAAACTGAGAAAAGAG GTTGACGAGATGGAAAAGAAGCTAATTAAATTGCGGGAAGGTATTACTCTTGTAAGTCCGGAAGAAAGAAAAGCCATTGAGGGATTGTATTCGGAAGCTCTAAATCAGTGGAGAAGGCGAAAAAGGATGTTTAGAGATGTATGGGATGCCATAACTGAGAACTCACCCAAAAATCCAAAAGAGTTTAAG GAGGAACTTGGAGTTGAATATGATGAGGATGTTGGTGTGAATTTTCAGTCTTTTGCTGACCTGATGCCACATGGCTAG
- the LOC132641797 gene encoding small ribosomal subunit protein cS23-like, which translates to MLSMSVQSSLKSNLSIPSLPSQNPSHKSFKCSFSYVNNTVSTRRRIHKLFASSAVTETEPVAAETSEPAVQEVEKSDMKKKVIEKPRLVLKFIWMEKNIGLGLDQVLPGHGSVPLSPYFFWPRKDAWEELKTTLENKPWISQKQMIILLNQATDIINLWQQSGGNLS; encoded by the exons ATGTTATCAATGTCAGTTCAATCTAGCTTGAAGAGCAATTTGAGTATCCCTTCTTTACCTTCACAAAATCCCTCTCACAAATCCTTCAAATGTTCTTTCTCTTATGTAAACAACACAGTTTCAACAAGAAGAAGAATTCATAAGCTTTTTGCTTCATCAGCAGTTACAGAAACAGAACCAGTTGCAGCTGAGACTTCAGAGCCTGCTGTTCAAGAAGTTGAG AAGTCTGATATGAAGAAAAAGGTAATTGAGAAGCCAAGGCTGGTGTTAAAATTCATATGGATGGAGAAGAACATAGGACTTGGCCTTGATCAAGTTCTACCAGGCCATGGCAGTGTACCATTGAGTCCATACTTTTTTTGGCCAAGGAAAGATGCATGGGAAGAGTTGAAAACAACACTAGAGAACAAGCCATGGATATCACAGAAACAAATGATTATTTTGCTTAATCAAGCAACTGATATCATCAACTTGTGGCAGCAGAGTGGTGGCAATTTGTCCTAA